GTCTTCTTTTACTCAAGTGATCTGTTTCTTTCTTGATCCTAGTGTCTAGGAGTGAAATTTTATTCTGGAATTTGTAATGTCCTTTGTGTTACATGTGAATTCTTCAtaattgtttaaaatttaaaagcttttaattgtaaaatgtttaaaaatttaatttttaaaagtaaatgTGTACttacatataattaattttatatgcAAATACTttgtgtttaaatttttaatttagtttaaaacTTTGGAAATAAAGGCACAGATGGAACTATTAAGACTAGAAGGCTAAAAGTTAAAGAAATGGATAACTTATCTAGAGATGAGCAAGTTGTTGTGAACTTTGAAGATGAACAAGCTATTGGAGAAGCCCAAGGTTTGCTTGCTGGATATCTAGGAACATTGGCAGTTGATTGTAAGTTATTTCCAATCAATTTCTCAAAGTGGTCAGGACCTTTAGGCATACCTCGATCTAGATTTGAAGAGTGTTTTAGTAACTTGCTGAAGGTATATATTTGAAATATTTAGTTTTACTAAATTCctattaaaattttctattgtTAATGATATCTTGTTATTTATGTATGATTCTTTTTTATAGCCAAAATTTCATTTCAAAATTTCTGAGGGCATTGCAAAGCGATATTGCAAATTGAGCCTTGCAAAAAAGTGGTCACAACATAGAATTAAGTTATGGAAAGAGTTCTATGATCCATGCATGAGTAGACAATGGGCATCTTTTATTCAGTATCGGTTTCTACCTTCTACAATGGTAACAtgctaaaatttttaaaatataatattaatacgTAATCACTTTTCTaatcttcatttttctttttttataggAGATGTGTAGGAGAAATAAGGAAGCTCGCAAGAAGCAAACAATTCCCCATACTGGTGGCTCGAAACCCATCTCAAGGAAAAGACATGAAATAGTATGAACCATCaatcattttttgtttttactaAATTATGATATGCtctttaactatttttttatattcttttgtATAGTTTTTAGAAACTGGTCGAAAAATTAGCCGTGGAGAAATGTACATAGAAACTCATAAGAAG
The Arachis stenosperma cultivar V10309 chromosome 7, arast.V10309.gnm1.PFL2, whole genome shotgun sequence genome window above contains:
- the LOC130939176 gene encoding uncharacterized protein LOC130939176 isoform X2; the protein is MDHSLPNQGSQEHTRPFGGRQSSEYWTVETVGTDGTIKTRRLKVKEMDNLSRDEQVVVNFEDEQAIGEAQGLLAGYLGTLAVDCKLFPINFSKWSGPLGIPRSRFEECFSNLLKPKFHFKISEGIAKRYCKLSLAKKWSQHRIKLWKEFYDPCMSRQWASFIQYRFLPSTMEMCRRNKEARKKQTIPHTGGSKPISRKRHEIFLETGRKISRGEMYIETHKKRDGSFVTDEARDIAEQIEVLMTQNEKDESRPSTNDAIGKVFGEEHSGRVRCMGMGATPTNTFRNGNHPSQLANSSTSMSSTTNYSQADFKRLESKFDGTLAAFKAYFLAKEGRIPVELTSIFDHGTQANDIENETITPTTGRTSSGASNENREDIV
- the LOC130939176 gene encoding uncharacterized protein LOC130939176 isoform X3, coding for MDNLSRDEQVVVNFEDEQAIGEAQGLLAGYLGTLAVDCKLFPINFSKWSGPLGIPRSRFEECFSNLLKPKFHFKISEGIAKRYCKLSLAKKWSQHRIKLWKEFYDPCMSRQWASFIQYRFLPSTMEMCRRNKEARKKQTIPHTGGSKPISRKRHEIFLETGRKISRGEMYIETHKKRDGSFVTDEARDIAEQIEVLMTQNEKDESRPSTNDAIGKVFGEEHSGRVRCMGMGATPTNTFRNGNHPSQLANSSTSMSSTTNYSQADFKRLESKFDGTLAAFKAYFLAKEGRIPVELTSIFDHGTQANDIENETITPTTGRTSSGASNENREDIV